Genomic window (Methanobacterium formicicum):
GGGCTGCTGTACTTTCTCATAATCCCCGCAATTATAGCTTCCCTCTTGGCGAGCGGATATCAGCTCCGGACATTGGCCACATCTATAATGAAGGAAGATGAGCCTCCTGTATTCAATGAATGGACTAAAATGTTCCTTGACGGTCTTAGAGTGTTAATTGTAGGGTTGATCTACGAGATAATCCCGATACTTATTTTAATGGCGGGGTTTATCATGATAATGATATCACAGGGTGCCATGCTTTTAGGCTTACTGGTCATGTTACTGGGCCTGGTAATTCTTTTGATTGTGGGGATAATTATGGTAATGGCCGTATCTAACATGGCCTACCATGATGAAATAGGGGCAGCCCTGCGATTTGGCGAAATCAAGGAAAGAATAAAAAGTATCGGCTGGTTGAAGTACATTTTGGTGCTGATTCTACTGGGAGTTATTTACCTAATACTGGCCTTGGTGGCTTCTTTTGTTTCTATTATACCCTATGTGGGTCTGGTTTTAGCCAGCTTAATCATTTATCCCTTCATGTACCTGTTCATGTACCGGGCATACGGACTGATCTTCAGGGAAACACTGGAAGATGATGAACTTCAGCAGGAAGTGGAAGAACTACCAGAAACAGAAGAAATGAACCTATAAGATCGAAGATAGATAAAAATTTAGGTGGAAGTATGAAGATCCTTCCATCTAACCCCCTTATAGTAATACAATACCAATTAAACATATGATGGATTTATATGGTGGTTCATCCCATTCTTATAGCGGTGAACCAACATGCAGATCAAAAACTTCAA
Coding sequences:
- a CDS encoding DUF4013 domain-containing protein, yielding MDMGEIIGDAFKYPVSNWKRLLILGVLVLITQLSVEIVMGYGRVSGLLYFLIIPAIIASLLASGYQLRTLATSIMKEDEPPVFNEWTKMFLDGLRVLIVGLIYEIIPILILMAGFIMIMISQGAMLLGLLVMLLGLVILLIVGIIMVMAVSNMAYHDEIGAALRFGEIKERIKSIGWLKYILVLILLGVIYLILALVASFVSIIPYVGLVLASLIIYPFMYLFMYRAYGLIFRETLEDDELQQEVEELPETEEMNL